The Oceanispirochaeta sp. genome includes the window ATATTGATGATTGTTTTCTCTCCGATCTTGGAAATACACTGGACCGCCCGTCCTAAATCGGCTGATTCCAGATAAAAATTAATGGCTGTCTGGGAAGTCACCACAGACTTGATATTGATGAGGTTCCGGTCAAGGGTATCAGTCAGCCGGGCCAGGATTCCCGGTTTAATTCCCACCCCCGGTCCACTCACCCTGAGGATGGCAAAATCATCACTATAGGTCACACTCTTAGGTTTACTATTCGGACCATCCAGGTCAGCGCCGATGATCGAAAGAGGATTCAATTTATCTTTGGGGCCGTCGATATTGAAAATTCTGACGGGGATATTGCAGGGTTCCAGGGGTTCAACAGTACGCGGGTGGAGTATTTTGGCTCCGAAATAGGATAGTTCAGCGGTTTCGGTGTAGCTCAGAGTCCTGACACGAGTCGCCTTACTGACAATTTTAGGATCCGCCGTCATGAATCCGTTCACATCTTTCCAGATATCCAGTGATTCTGCATCTATACAGCGGGCAATGCCGGCAGCTGAATAATCACTGCCCCCACGGCCTAATAGTGTGATTTTCCCTTCCTCCGAAATTCCATAGAAACCGGGAACGACAAAAATCCTCTCTGCGGCTAATGCCTTGCTTACAGATTTTTCAGAGGCTTTGAAATTGATTGTCCCATTGCTGAACTCACCGTCTGTGCTAAGGCCCATATCTTCGGGAAGGCACTCTACTGCATCAAAGCCTTTGTGTCGGAGGATCAGAGTCAAAAGGAGAGAACTGAGTCTTTCGCCATAGCTGAGGACTCTGTCTTCGATGAAATTGGGAATATCCCCGATGTAATGAACTCCTAGAAGATTTCGTTCAACCTGAGCCAGCCTTTCGGAAATCAGAGAGTAGGCTTCATCCTTATCCTCTTCTGAATCAATATTATCCTCGATTGTGGCTCTTTTCATCTCCTTCAGATAGGCGATCATCTCATTGATGTGGCCATCGTCTCTTTTGACAGTTCTGATTCCCTCGGTCAGATAATTGGTGATTCCATAGAAAGCTGAGACCACAATGACAAGGGGACGATTATAGAGGGTTACGGTCTGTACAATCTTTTGAATATCATATTTTGTTTTAAGATTCGAACCGCCAAATTTGACCACAATTTTTTTCATAGTTTTCCTTATACGATCAGGTTTCTTTTTTCACCCCTGAGATGGGCCTGTACATTTTCATAGACTTCATGAATCAGTCTCTTTCTGGATTCGATACTCCCCCAGGCATGATGAGGAGTAATAAGAAGTTTTTTACCGAGTAGTTTAAGTAGAGGATTGTTATCTAAAGGCGGCTCCTGAGTCAAGACATCCAGTCCTGCACCGGCGATCCAGTCCGAGGAGAGAGCCAGAGCTAGAGCTGCTTCATCGATGATGGCACCTCGACCAAGATTTAGAAAGAAAGCCCCTTTTTTCATGTTTCGGAACTCACTTTCTCCCATCAGATTCTGAGTCTTTTCATTCAAAGGAGCATGAACCGACACAATATCGGATTTGTTGAGCAGTTCCTGAAGAGAGCAGCGCGGGAAGGATTCGGGGCGTTTATGACCGCTGGTACTATAATAAAGAGGATGTGCTCCAAAGGCTGCAGCAACTTCGGCAACCCTGCGGCCGATGGCCCCCATTCCGATAATCCCCCAGGTTTTCCCATGGAGTTCAAACCAGGGTCTTGAGACATCGACAAACTGCTTATCTTCCCTGTACCGTCCTTCCCTCACATAATCATCGTAATACCGGGTTTGCTCCAAGAGATAGAAGAGCATTGAAAAACAGTGTTGTGTCACACTTTCGGTAGAATAAGAGGAAACATTGGCAACAGAGATGCCCCTTTGTCTGCAATACTCGATATCCACATTATTAAAACCCGTGGCTGTGAGGGCGATCAGTTCCAGCTTGTCCGCTTCTTTTAAGACTTCTTTTGTAAGATGAACCCTGTTGGTCACGATGACCCGGGAATCTCTGATCCTGGAAACTAATTCATCGTCTTCGGTGGTAAGCCAGATATGACAGTCGTCCAGATCCCTGAAAAGAGATAAATCCATATCCATTCCCAGAGTTACTGCATCCAGTAAAATAATACTCATAATTATCATTCCTTGTGGAAACTTGATTTTTTATTAGAATACTATAATACAGTTTTTATTGAAAATGCCCAGAACCGGAGGTTCATTCATGTTTATTGAAATTGATGATGGAATCTATGTCAATCTTTCACAGGTGTTTTCCGTCAGCTACAAGAGCTATCAAAATAAGGGTGTCTGGGTTTTTTCTTCTTCAAACGTAGAAGAGAGCGGCCGTTCCCTGGCGGACAAGTCAAACAGGAAGATCCATTCAAGGTATTTTATATCCCGTGAAGAAGCGGATACATGGCTCGAGGAAATGGTAAAATCCGAAGGCATTGTCCGTGAAAAAAGACGCATCAGAAAGAGGCAATATGACTAAAGGATCTACCAGTTAAAATGTCTTTATGCTAGGATGAATTTTCCATAAAATGAAAAGAGGTTGACTATG containing:
- a CDS encoding aspartate kinase; this encodes MKKIVVKFGGSNLKTKYDIQKIVQTVTLYNRPLVIVVSAFYGITNYLTEGIRTVKRDDGHINEMIAYLKEMKRATIEDNIDSEEDKDEAYSLISERLAQVERNLLGVHYIGDIPNFIEDRVLSYGERLSSLLLTLILRHKGFDAVECLPEDMGLSTDGEFSNGTINFKASEKSVSKALAAERIFVVPGFYGISEEGKITLLGRGGSDYSAAGIARCIDAESLDIWKDVNGFMTADPKIVSKATRVRTLSYTETAELSYFGAKILHPRTVEPLEPCNIPVRIFNIDGPKDKLNPLSIIGADLDGPNSKPKSVTYSDDFAILRVSGPGVGIKPGILARLTDTLDRNLINIKSVVTSQTAINFYLESADLGRAVQCISKIGEKTIINMTEIADMSIVALVGAGLVHEPMAAHRMLKALASQDIHTQIVSLGASDVAAYVVVNQADKMRAVKAVHHEFFE
- a CDS encoding D-2-hydroxyacid dehydrogenase translates to MSIILLDAVTLGMDMDLSLFRDLDDCHIWLTTEDDELVSRIRDSRVIVTNRVHLTKEVLKEADKLELIALTATGFNNVDIEYCRQRGISVANVSSYSTESVTQHCFSMLFYLLEQTRYYDDYVREGRYREDKQFVDVSRPWFELHGKTWGIIGMGAIGRRVAEVAAAFGAHPLYYSTSGHKRPESFPRCSLQELLNKSDIVSVHAPLNEKTQNLMGESEFRNMKKGAFFLNLGRGAIIDEAALALALSSDWIAGAGLDVLTQEPPLDNNPLLKLLGKKLLITPHHAWGSIESRKRLIHEVYENVQAHLRGEKRNLIV